In Clostridium ljungdahlii DSM 13528, the genomic window GAATAACTTACACTGAGGCTGTAGATATATTAAAGAAAAGTGGGGCATCATTTGAATATCCAGTAGAGTGGGGTATTGACCTTCAAACAGAACATGAAAGATATCTAACTGAAAAGGTATTTAAAAAGCCTATATTTGTTACTGATTATCCAAAAGCCATAAAAGCATTTTATATGAGAGAAAATGAAGATGGTAAAACAGTTGCAGCTGCAGATCTTTTGGTACCAGGAGTAGGAGAAATAATTGGAGGAAGCCAAAGAGAAGAACGATATAAAGTTCTTGAAAAAAGAATAGAAGAGCTTGGACTTAATAAAAAAGATTATTGGTGGTACTTAGAACTTAGAAAATATGGAGAAACTAAACATTCTGGTTTTGGCCTTGGGTTTGAAAGAATACTAATGTATATAACTGGTATGTCTAATATACGAGATGTAATTCCATTTCCTAGAACAACTGGTTCTGCTGAATTTTAACGCACTAATTGTTAGGCATTTTGAAAGAAACAACTAGTCAGTATGCTAGACTATTTTTAACTTGTTATTTTCTTTCAAATGCCTTAAGGGGGGTAATATTGTATGGAAAAAAGAATAGGTGTAGTTGGTATAGTAGTAAACGATCTTGAAAACTCTCCAAAAGTAAATACTATACTTCACTCTTTTTCAAATATCATAGTAGGAAGATTAGGTATTCCATACAGAGAAAGAAACGTTTCAGTTATATCAGTAATAGTAGACGGTACTTCAGATGAAATAAGTTCCATGACCGGCAAGTTAGGTAAACTAGATGGAATAACGGTAAAAACTGCTATAACTAAAAAGTAATTTTATTAAATAAGAATAAGAATAAGACTTCTAAAATTTGCATAAAATTAAGGAGGTCTTATTTTTGTGTTTAAAATAACCTTACATACTAGAATTGCTTTGTAAACCTTTTATTTTTGACATCAAAATTACTTTATACGAAAAATTATAAAAATTTATAAATTTTTATAATTTTTTTCATTGTAACCGGTTGCACATTGTTTCAATATTTATTAAATTTCGCTAAAATATAATATGTAGGAAAAGTCATTGTAAAAAAATTTTATAATAATTATATATAGAGAAAGGCGGCCTATGCATGAATATAGTAAAATTATTTGAATTACAAGAAAATTTAAATAGCAGAATTAGAAATAACACTTCTATAAAAAAAGATTCTTTAATTTCAAAGGAAACTCTTGCACTTCAAGTAAAGATGGCTGAACTGGCTAATGAAACCCAGTGTTTTAATTTTTGGAGTAATGATGTAACTGCAAACAATGATTTAATTTTAAAGGAGTATATAAATTCTTTAAATTTTATATTAACTCTAGGACTTGAAAAAGAATTTACTGATATTAAAATAAACATAAAAACCAACGATGGAGATATTACATCTCAATTTTTAAATTTATATATTGATATAAACGACTTTATCGTCTGTTCATCTAAGGATCATTACATAACTTTATTCGAAGATTTTTTGAGTTTAGGATACAGCCTAGGTTTTTCTACTAAAACTATAGAAAATGCTTACTACTCTAAACATTCTGTTCTTATGTAAATAATTTTAATTTCTAATATTCTCAAGTGCATAGCCTTGAGAATATTTTTTTACAAATAAAGTTTTAATAATATAGATCTCCTATGGTTAAACTACTGTGGGAGGCGATATAAATTGTTTGGTATACTTTATTCAATAGTAGCAGGAGTAAGCATGAGCATTCAGGGTGTATTTAATACTAGATTGAGCGATAAATTAGGGCTGTGGATCACAACTACAATAGTTCAAGGTACTGGATTTGTAATAGCTCTTATGTTAGCTTTTTTCAGCAAAAAAAACACCTTGCAAAACATAGGCTGCTGTAAAAAGTTATATCTTTTAGGTGGGATTTTAGGTATAATCATAACAGTAACTGTAATACAGGGCATTAAATTTCTAGGACCAACTCATTCTATTGCAATAATTTTAGTTGCTCAACTTGCTACTGCAGCCTTAATTGATTTTTGGGGACTGTTTGATTCCCAGAAAATAAGTTTTACAACAAATAAAATAATAGGATTAATTATGATGGTTCTAGGCATAATTATACTTAAATGGAGAAGCTAGTAATTTTTAATATATTAGACTAATTAATTAAATAAATATATAATTAATACAGGATATGTTAAAAAACTAAAGTTACCATTTTGAGGGGGAATCTTTAATGGATTTTAAACAGATAGAAGCTTTTATAAATGTAGCCAAATTTAAAAGCTTTTCAAAGGCTGCAAATTTCAGTTTTTTATCCCAGCCTGCCATTAGTTCTCACATTTCTATTTTAGAAAAAGAATTAAAAGTATACTTATTTGACAGGACTCCTAAAGAGGTACATCTTACTCCTGCAGGAGAATCTTTTCTAAACTTTGCATTAGAACTTTTAGAAATCCGTGATAACGCCATATATACATTAACTAATTTCAATGAAACTATAACTGGTAATTTAAAATTAGCTTCTAGTACTACTCCTTGTAACACCTTAGTTCCTTCCTTAATAGAAAAATTTCATAATATACATCCTAGTGTAACCTTCGATGTATTAGAATTAAACTCTTCAAAAATAATTGATAACATAATAAAATTTAATTTTGAAATTGGATTAATAGGAGAACCTATAGACGATGAAAAAATTGAAAGTTATGAATTAACTAAAGATGAGCTAGTGATTATATCTCATCCTTCCTTTAACTTTCCTGATATTATAGACATGCCTTCCCTTTTTAAATACAATTTTATATTAAGAGAAAAAGGTTCTGCTACAAGAAAGACCTTTGAAGATGCCTTAACAAAAAATGGATATAGCATTTCTCACATAACTTCAAGTTTAGAAGTAAATAATATAAGTACTCTTATACAATTTGTAAGAAAAGGATTTGGTATAGCTGTAGTTTCAAAAGAAGTACTTAAAAATTATGTATCCCTAGGACTTGTAAAGGAAAGTACTATAAAAAATATTCCACTAACTAGATCAATATATCTTATTATAAGTTCTAAAAGATCCCTTACTCCAACAGCAAAATCATTTTTTAACTTTTGTAAAAAATGTTTTAAGATAGATTAGTATGATATAGGGCCCTTCTTTCATAAATTAACTTATACATAAAATTTTTTTAAAGAATAAAGTTCAAAGTTCAAATATCAAATATCAAATAAGGATAATTTTCTTTCTAACGTCAGAAAATATTAAAATTATAGATTTCCTGAGGTACGAGGGAAATCATCTTTATCTGTTCTTTGTTATTTGAACTTTGTTATTTTCAAAAGCTTTGCTTCGTAATTTTTTTAAACTGCTAAAATTGAGTTTTTAATTATCATTTATATCTATAGCACATATACTGTAATAAGCATTATAATATATTGTAATAAATTTTAAGGAGAATAATATGTTTTCCATAAAAAGCAAATTGGAACTTAACCTAAAATTATCAATGGACAAGGGATTATATAAAACTTACAGAGTTATAATAAAATGCAATTCCCTTATGGAAACTATAGAAAAAAAGGTAAAGCTGTACAACGGTAAAATAATACGTTCAATTCCAATTATAAATTGCATATGTGCTACCTTAACCTCCCGTTCTATAAACAGGATAATAGAATTTCCTCAAGTACGTTATGTGCTAAATGACTGCTGTGCTCTACTGTGCGCTAATAATAGCGTGCTTGCTTCAAATGGTGTAGTCTTTGAAGGTAACTATAAGCTCACAGGCAAAAATGTGTGTATAGGGTTAATAGACTCAGGTTCTTACCCTCATCCAGATCTTTTGAATCCTAAAAATAAGATAACAAAATTTGTGGATTTAATAAACTCATATAAATATCCCTATGATGACAATGGACATGGTACTTTTATGAGTGGAATTATGTGCGGCAGCGGTATTGAGTCCAAAGGACTATATAAAGGTATTGCAGAAAACAGCAGTATTTACTCTATAAAAGCCTTTAATGCCCTAGGTAAAGGCTATGTATCGGATATATTATTTTCACTTCAACTATTATTGAATGAAAGCTCAGATGAAAAAATAAAAATAATTTGCCTTCCCTTTGAACTAGATATTGATAATCATTTCATACTATCCTTATTTGAAAAAATGTTTCAAATAGCTGTTAAATTAAACATAACAATTATAGTGCCGTCTGGTCACCAAGGTAACCTTCAAGGCAGCATAAAAGGCATTGCCACTTTAAACAATTGTATAACTGCTGCAGGTATTGATACAACTTTTAAAGATCCTAAATCCTATAAATACTCTTCTTGCGGTCCTATTAATAAAGTTCAAAAACCTGATCTGAGTGCTGCCTGCGTAAATATATGCTCTATAAACTCAAATACACAATATATACCCCAGCGAAATGGAGCAAAACTATATCCAAAACCGCTTGAAAATCCATATGTATATTATACTGGTACCTCCTGTGCCGCAGCCTATATAAGTGGTGTATGTGCCTTACTGTATGAAAATAATCCTGAGCTCACTTTCAATGATCTAAGTTCTCTTTTAAAAATATCCTGCAACCTACTCAACGTACCAAAGTGGTGTCAAGGTTCTGGTATGCTAGATTTAAATAAATTATTGCCTTAAATATAAAATAACTACAAATGAATAGTTTG contains:
- a CDS encoding dUTP diphosphatase; translated protein: MNIVKLFELQENLNSRIRNNTSIKKDSLISKETLALQVKMAELANETQCFNFWSNDVTANNDLILKEYINSLNFILTLGLEKEFTDIKINIKTNDGDITSQFLNLYIDINDFIVCSSKDHYITLFEDFLSLGYSLGFSTKTIENAYYSKHSVLM
- a CDS encoding S8 family serine peptidase, which codes for MFSIKSKLELNLKLSMDKGLYKTYRVIIKCNSLMETIEKKVKLYNGKIIRSIPIINCICATLTSRSINRIIEFPQVRYVLNDCCALLCANNSVLASNGVVFEGNYKLTGKNVCIGLIDSGSYPHPDLLNPKNKITKFVDLINSYKYPYDDNGHGTFMSGIMCGSGIESKGLYKGIAENSSIYSIKAFNALGKGYVSDILFSLQLLLNESSDEKIKIICLPFELDIDNHFILSLFEKMFQIAVKLNITIIVPSGHQGNLQGSIKGIATLNNCITAAGIDTTFKDPKSYKYSSCGPINKVQKPDLSAACVNICSINSNTQYIPQRNGAKLYPKPLENPYVYYTGTSCAAAYISGVCALLYENNPELTFNDLSSLLKISCNLLNVPKWCQGSGMLDLNKLLP
- a CDS encoding selenium metabolism-associated LysR family transcriptional regulator produces the protein MDFKQIEAFINVAKFKSFSKAANFSFLSQPAISSHISILEKELKVYLFDRTPKEVHLTPAGESFLNFALELLEIRDNAIYTLTNFNETITGNLKLASSTTPCNTLVPSLIEKFHNIHPSVTFDVLELNSSKIIDNIIKFNFEIGLIGEPIDDEKIESYELTKDELVIISHPSFNFPDIIDMPSLFKYNFILREKGSATRKTFEDALTKNGYSISHITSSLEVNNISTLIQFVRKGFGIAVVSKEVLKNYVSLGLVKESTIKNIPLTRSIYLIISSKRSLTPTAKSFFNFCKKCFKID
- a CDS encoding TM1266 family iron-only hydrogenase system putative regulator; translation: MEKRIGVVGIVVNDLENSPKVNTILHSFSNIIVGRLGIPYRERNVSVISVIVDGTSDEISSMTGKLGKLDGITVKTAITKK
- a CDS encoding DMT family transporter; its protein translation is MFGILYSIVAGVSMSIQGVFNTRLSDKLGLWITTTIVQGTGFVIALMLAFFSKKNTLQNIGCCKKLYLLGGILGIIITVTVIQGIKFLGPTHSIAIILVAQLATAALIDFWGLFDSQKISFTTNKIIGLIMMVLGIIILKWRS